The bacterium genomic sequence CGGACTTCAGCACCTTGTCGACGGCCGCGCGGATCTGCTTTTCGTCGGTCGAGTCCGATTTGGCGAGGCGCGAAAGCTCCCGCAGCCCTTCGTCGCGCTCGCGCCCCTGTTCGCGAAGCTCCTGCGTGTATTCGTTGAGGATCGGCATCATCGCCGCGATGCGTTCCTGGTCGAGGTCGAGCATCTCGGTGAGTTTCCAGATGCGCACCGTCTCGACCTGCCGCCATACGCGCTCTTCCTGACCGGCCGCGAGGGCATCGGCCGCGAAAAGCCCGAGCACGCACCCCGCCAGGACCGCCCGCCGCAAGGAATTCGTCATCAAACGCCTCCGATCAATAATTGTAGGACGCCGTCGCCAGCATCAAGCGCTCGCCGAAGGCGTCGGCCTCCGCGTCGGACAGGCTGGAAAAGCGTGGAACCGCAAAGGACGCCGGGCGCGAATACGCCGCCGCGGCATCTTCGAGCGCGTCGAGCTCCGACTCGTCGTCATCGAGCGCGATCGCCGCGGCCAACTCGCCGGTGGACGGACCGTCCGCCTCGGCCAGAACGCGCGCGGCGCCGTGATCGGCGTCGAACTGGAGTTGCCGCGACGGATCGAAGGACACCGCGACGCGGCGGACCTCCTCGTCGTCCACGTCGGTCATCTCGTCCAGGTCGACCGTCATCGGCGAACGCCCGGCGAACACCAGCGCGATCGCGAGCGCGGCGGCCAGCGGCGCGGCGGCCATGACGGGCTTGGCCAAAAGGCGGCGCACCAGGCCGCGCATGAACGAGGCGGGCGAGGCGCCCTCGCCGGCCTCGATCCGGGCGCGAACGCGCACATTCAGGCTGGCGAAATAGGTGGGCCCGGGATCGGCAAGGGGCGACGCCGCGTAGCGCAGCGTCTTTGCGATCGCGTCCACCTGGGCGCGGCACGCGGCGCAACCCGCCAGATGCGTTTCGATCGCCGAAAGATCGGCCGCATCGAGCTCGCGCTCGACGTAATCGATCAGCCGGCCATTATCGGCCATGGGACAGCTCTTCATCTTCTCACTCACTTCCATATCCGGGGCCGAATCCCCGCGCGAACCCGCTTCGCGCCGGCCTTACGCGCCGGTGGGATCGATCCTCGAACGCAACGCCTTGACGGCGTAATGATAATTGACCTTCGCGGCCGAAACCGAGCATCCGAGAATCTCCGCGATCTGGGCGAAAGACAACTCGCCGCCGACCCTCAGCTTCAACACCTGTTTTTGCCTCGGCGGAAGCGTTTCCACCATTTCCGCGACCTGCTGCCGCTTTTCGTCCTGTTCCATCGGCTCGGTCGGGTCGGGGCTGTAGGACGCCATCGTGTCCTTGACCTCTTCACCCTCGCGGCGCTTGCGATCGCGCACCAGGTTTTTCGAGTAATTCACCGCGATCCGGTAGAGCCACGTCTTCAGCGAGCTTCGCCCCTCGAAGCCCGCGAGGTTGCGGTAGGCGGAGACGAAGGTTTTCTGCGTCACCTCGTCCGCGTCGTCGTGATTGCCCACGAATTTAAGAGCCACGAAATACACCATTCGCCGGTACCGCGTCATGATTTCGGAAAACGCCGCCTCGTCCCCGCCGACAAACGCGGACACAAGGCCGGCGTCGTCCGGGCCCGGAAGGGCCTCCTGGGCCATCTGGGGGGCCGTTTGGGCTTTGCTCATCGGATCCCATCGGGCGCCCGCCAACGCCTGTTAAAGCGACACGTGGGGAGCCGGGAGGTTCAAACCGCCGTTATTTCGCCGGAAATGCGTCACCCGGCCGCGGGCGCGAGAGGGTACGATAATGGGAAATGCGATTTACGAGAAGAAGTCCGCACGGGTCGTTCCGATCCCTACTCCGTACACGACGACCCGGTCGGTTTGCCTGGAAGTCGCTCTCCGGAAAGACGACCTCGGCCAGGCCGGCGGCGCCCGCAGGAACGTTCGGGAAATCGAAAAGCACGACGTTCCCGCCGGCCGAAACGAGCAAACGCCGTCGGGACTTTCGCGCGATCGTCCAACAGGGGCTCCGGTGCCGGGGTTCCCGGTTTATTTTTTCACACCGGCCATTGGCGCGGGTTTTCGTGCGGGGGTCAAGCGATGGCCGCCGATTCGGCCTGTCGGGAACACGCCGGAAGAGGGAAACGGAATGAACGCGTTTCACCGACGACACCGCCGGCACGGAGGGACACGACGAATCCCGATACCGGCGACGTGACGATCCGTGGTACTATTTATTCTGAAGAAATTGCCGAACTTGAGGTGACACGCGATGTCTGGCCCGACAAAAAAGACTCCAACGCGAACAGCAGCCCTTTCGACACCGGCTGACGGCGCCTTTATGCGGGATCCGATCGAAACACGCACAACGGACCTGCGGCCATTATCGTTTATCTTGGTAATCATTTTTAGCTCTTTTTTGCGCACAGCTATTGCATTGGATATCCCAGAACGGCCCGACCCGTCATGGTCGTACCCGCCGACGAATGCAATTCCAGCATGGGACCATAATCTCGGCGGGCCGACAATCACCTTTCTCGACGCTAACGGCGACGGCTTCGATGATTTGTTATTGGGTTTTACCGGTCTACGCTGGGAACGAGGCGATTCCTACGACTTGTCCGGTACAATATTAATATTTTACGCAGATAAGGATGGGTTGCCGCTGGAACCCGATCAATATATTCAACGAAATGACTCGTATTCTTTCGCTTCGCGCATTCAGAGCGGCGGCGATGTTAATGGTGACGGGTTTGAAGATCTACTGATTCACGACCCTTTGTGGCACCGGGTCATGATTGGGGCGTACGGCCGTTATTTTATTCACCATGGATCCCCAACGGGGTTAAATTTAGACTCCGATGCAATTCTTGATGGCGATTACGATACTCGCCATGATTTCGCGTATGCAATCGCATCGAATATTGATGTCAATGATGACGAATACAGCGATTTGATTTTGCCGCGCCGTATTTGGAATGACACGCTTGAACTTGATGATGATACCTACGTGGTTGATATTTATTTAAGTGATCAAAGCGGCATTCCCTTCGAATTACCTTCGCAAAGTCGCTCATATTACAATTCGTACATAGCGGCCACGCCATCGCTTGGCGATATAAACAGCGATGGTTACGACGATTTTGCAAATTGTGTATATTATTATGATACCGATGAATTACTTGTTGAAATTTTTCATGGAACGTCATTCCCCGACGAAATCGTGCCACATTCTATTATCGCGGCAAATACTCCAGATTTTCCCGTTTGGTACAATATTGGTCGCGCCGGAGATGTTAATGGAGACGGATACGATGACATTTGGGGATTTAACGACGAAGAAGTTTACATTTTTTTTGGCTCCGATACAGGATTGACGCCGATTGTTGCACAACTCCTTCCGCGTCCAACACCTCCACCTGGCCCAGGCGTGATTGCTGCAAAGCGCCTTGGGGATGTCAATGGTGATGGCTACGATGACATTATGGTATCGGCGGATGGTTTGGTGATTTATATATATTTTGGGACAGACCTTGGCCTTGATACCGGCTCCTATTGGCAATACGATCAATATGACTTCACGTATAGCGCGATAAGTTCCGTGGGATACGGTCTTGGTGGCGAAGACAACGATATTCGTAACGATGGGTATTCCGATTTTGGGTGGACTGCGCAAAATTTCTACGATGCGGGTGCTTACGAATTGCAGGCTCACGTGTTTTACTTGCCTAATATTACGACGACAACGACTACGACAATACCTGGTTCGTCGACGAGCGCAACAACGTCTACAACGTCGACAACCCAGCGCAATATTCCGGACGATGACGACAACTCGTATTTAAACGATGACGGTGCAAATGTCGAAAACGTCTCTGATGAAACGCGGAACAGTTGCTGCGGCAGTTAGGGCAACGTCTGTAGTAATTCATAGAAATTCATTACGCCATGAAAAATAGGGACAATAGGGGACAGTCATGAATGGCGCTAAGTTAAGCGTTTTGCGTATCAAGGAAAAGCGGGACAGGCACCAATTTTCGCGCGGCAATCCGTCGCTTCGCGGCCGCACTCGCGAATTCGCCGACGATTCGGATTTCGGATCGATTTCGTTTTTCAAGCAACCGACTCCGAAATTTTCCGGCAATTCGTACCGTATTCCAATGCTCGCGAAAAGCGCTTTTCGCTTCGTGGGGAAATCTTGAATTCGCGCAAGAAGCCGCTCCCTTCGTGCGACCCTTCCCGCGCCCCGGCCTTTCCGTGTCCCCTCCTTTTCTCGTACAATGCGCGGCTTGTTTGCCGGGGCGGCGCGGATTCTGATTTTTCGCGCAAGGATGCCCGGCGGATTTCTCGCGTTCAGGAGGGAGCGTCATGTTGAAAGCGGTCGCCGGCCGCCGGCTATTCGTTATTCCGTTTTTTCTTGTTGCGATCCTGTCGCTTCTCGTTCTGTCCGCCGCCGGTTGCTCGTGCGGCGACGATGACGACGACGATGACGACGACGCCGTCGACGACGACACCGGCGATGACGATGCGGACGACGACACCGGCGCGGACGATGATACATCCGACGACGACGCGGACGACGATGCGGACGATGACGGCGACTTCGAGCTTCGCTCGGACTACCTGCTGCTCGACGGCGCCGCCGCGCCGGCCAACCCCGAGGGCGGATCGACGCCCGCGTCGCTGAACAAGATCCCCATGTTCCGCTTCCGCGAGGACACGGGCGAAAATCCCCCGCGCGAGGTTGACGCGATCCTCGTGCTCGCCGCGGGCTACACCGCGGGCGCGAACCAGCTTCTCTACATCGCCGAGCAGATCGTCCGCACGAGCGGCGGCGACGTGGAGGTGTGGGTGCTCGATCGCCGCTTCCACCTGCTCGAGGACCTGCACGGATCGAACGTCGGCGAGGAGCAGGGCGATCCGTGGCTGGCGTACGACTACTACTACAATGGCCTCGAGCTCGAAGGAAAATCGTTCGGCGGCTACTACGACGACCAGGGCCCGGAAACCGCCATGCTCTCCGAGTGGGGACTGGACCTGCAGATGGCCGACTACAAGATCGTCCTGTCGCTCGTGCCCGAGGAGGTGCGTGACAAGCTCGTGTTCTTCGCCGGGCACTCGCGCGGCGCGTGGTTCGTGCAGACCTACGCCGCCTACGAGTTCGAGGACGGGAGTCTTGGCAAGGACGACATCGCCGGCATGGTGCTTCTCGACGGCACCGGTCGCTACAACGAAGCATACGACGAGGACGACTACCTCGCCGACCTCGCCGACATCCGCACCGGGGCCAAACCCCGCACGACGCAGTTCTCCTTCTTCACGCCGCCGCTTTATACGTACCTGGAGATCTTCACGATGGCCGCGGCCGAGGGCCTGTCCGACGGCACCGACCCGACGCTCGGGCCTGACGGATTTTTCGGCGAACTCGGGCCGTTTACGGTGCTCTATCCGATCCTGACGCGCTTCAACGACGTGCAGCTCACGAACGAGGCCATCATGGGCCTTGTGGCCGACGACGAGTTCGGTCCGCTCGACAACTTCAAGGGCCACATGGGCACGATGACCGGCGGGCAGATATGCCAGGACTTCCTCGGGAAGTTCCCGTGCGAGGACGGCATGACGTACTCCTGGTTGAACTATCAGGAGTCCGATCCGGCCGAGCTCATGGACATCCAGAGCCTCATCCAGAACATCTACAAGGGACCGAGCAACAACGCGGACCCGTATTACTCAAGCCGCCTCGATTTCGACTTTTTCGTCGCCGACCAGATGGAGACCGAGGGCACCTGGCGGCACGACTACTTCAAGCTCTACACGTCCGAGGTGGACGTGCCGGTGTACGCGATGGAGACGGCGCTCGTCGCGGAGACGGGCGAGATGGAGAAGTATCGCGACCGCCTGCCGGCGGTGGAAGGCGGCACGCTGCCGCGCGACGACAACGCGTTCCGCATCCTAACGCTCCCGGATTGGGAGCACATCGACGGCCTGCAGGTGGACGCCGCGTTTAACCCCGTCTTCCCCGACCTGCTCGTGTGGATACTGGATTGGTCCGAAGGCTCCGTGCAGGTTCCCCTGTTCGGCACGCCGTGGGACCAGGTGAAGGATCTGTATCCGCCGGCGCTGTAGGTGCGACGCATCGCGCCCTGTTTCGATCGCGCCCTGGAAGGGCGCTCCCACAATTGCTGCGCGGTCGGCCTCGCCGGTCAGGGCCGCAAACGAAGTCCTGCTTCGAGCGGGACGGAGTGCGCGGTCGGCCCAGCCCCGGCATCGCCACGTTCTCGCCACCTCACGCCGGCGTCACATCCGCCGCAGGCGTAAGCTGCGACGTGCACGCCGGGCAGCGCGTCGCCTTGATGAGGATGGACGTGCCGCAGTAGGGGCAATCCTTGTTTGTCGGCGCGCTCGGCGGCAGATCGGCCGGCCGCGTCATGCGGTTGACCGCGCGCACGAGCAGAAAGATCGCGAACGCGACGATGACGAAGTTGACCGCGGTGTTCGCGAACGCGCCCCAGGCGATCACCGTCGCGCCGGCCGCGCGCGCGGCTTCGAGCGAGGTGTACGGCCCGGCGCTCGCCGCGCCGTCTGTGATCGTGAAATAGAGGTTCGTGAAATCGACGCGGCCGAGCACCACGCCAAGCGGCGGCATGATGATGTCGTTGACGAGCGACGCGACGATCTTCCCGAACGCCCCGCCGATGATGACGCCGACGGCCATGTCGAGCACGTTTCCCCGCATCGCGAACGCCTTGAACTCCTTGAACACAACGCACCTCCGTGAAGTGGGACGCGAAATATAGCGCGATAGGGGAATCGGGGAAGGGGAAACAGGAAACAGGAAACAGGAAACAGGAAACAGGAAATAGGAATTAGGAATTAGGAAATAGGAAAGAGGAAAGAGGAAAGAGGAAAGAGGAAAGAGGAAGCGGCGTTCGTGCCGGGGGCCGCCCGGCTCGGAGCGGGGCCCGCTTCGATCGTCGTACGCCGCGCCCTCGTCTCAATTTCTTTTTCCTTTTTTCTCTTTTCTCATGGTACATTCATGCCTTCGGGAGGGTTGTCATGCGTTGTCATCATCCTGCCTTCATAGCGTTTGCGATGTTGCTCGCCGGGTTGTGCGTCTTCGCGTCGTTCGGTTGCGATGCCGGCGGCGGCTCGTCGCCTTCCGCCGCGGCCGATGATGACGACGCGGCGAGTGACGACGACGATTTGGCTGACGACGACTCCGCAACCGACGATGACATGGCGGACGACGACAACTCGGACGATGACACGTCTAACGATGACGATGCCGATGACGACGTTTCGGATGATGACGATAGCGACGACGATACCGACGACGATACCTCGGATGACGATGCGGATCCCATGGGACTTCTGTTCGTGTACCCGGTCGACCCCGACGCCTATCCCGGTTCGGTCGACTTCGATGCGGCGGTAACGGACGCGTCTTTCACGTCATTCACGCCGGCGCCGCTGCCGGCTATCGACACCACGACGCTCGACGCCTGGGCCGAATCCAACGATTTTTACGTCATGGTCACGCCGGGCGAGTCCGCAACCGTCTACGACAACGGCGCATACGTCGCGCTGAACTTTTGGGCGCAGGAATATTGGCAATACAGCCCGCTCACACGCTTTTATTCCTCGGGCGCCGTGCTGCTGCGTTACGACACGATCGCCAACACGTGGTCGACCGAACAGCGCCTTATCGGTGGCGACTTCGGCGGTTCGATCAACCTGCCGGGGATCAGTTGGCTCTACGACATGCCGGACGGCATCGGCATGATGAACATGGCGCTCAAATTCGAGTTCTTTTCCCTTGTGCCCGCGGCCTATTTCGAGGTCTACGATCCGAACGCGAAGTCGCACGATTTCCTGTGGGCGGGTGTCTCCTTGATGAGCGGTCTGCTCAATGACGTGAAGCTGCACTCGCACCGCCACGGTCGCCTGGTCGCCCTCGATCAACGGCTGTTCGACGATCCGAACGCGCGTCTTCTGGTCTATGACGGCGCGAACCTTTCGTTCGTGACACCGGCGTGGCCGGGTGCGCATTCGATCCGCAATATGTGGAGCGTCGGCGACGACGAGGAGTGGTTTTACGGCTCCTTCGGCAACCCGCCGCTTTTGCATCGGAACGGCACGACCTTCACCACGGACCATTTCGCGTTTCCGTGTTCGGCGTTCAACGAGATCCAGGGTCCCGATGAGCCGATCGTCCTGCATCCGGGTTACGGGTTTTCGTATCTCGACGAGGCGACCGACACGTGGCCGTGCGTCCGCGAGCCCACCGTTACCGGAAAGACAATTGCGTTGATCGCCGTGCGTGACGAGAAATTTTTCTACTTCGTCACGCGCGACGGCGCCGACGTGAAGGTGCATCAATACGACAACGGCGTCGTCAAATCGCTTCAGGCACCGACGGGATACCGCGGTGCGTTCGCCGAAAACGGAGCCGTGCTGTTGCCGTAATTCGATAACGCTGATTGTGGCGGACGGGCGTCGGCACGACGCGCCTGACGGAAATCGCTCCCGCCTCGCACAATCAACTTACGGCAAACCTGCGGTGCGCCTCACAGGCGCGCGCGGACGGCTGCGGTAAATTCGTGCGGGTTTCGCGTCGACACCATTCGCATCTAAAAGAGGGACGTCCCGCATGGCCACGAAGATCTTCGTCAATCTGCCCGTGAAGGACCTTGCGCGATCGGTCGAGTTTTTCACCGCGCTCGGCTACGCGTTCAATCCGCAATTCACCGACGAAAACGCGACGTGCATGATCATCGCCGAGGACATCTACGCGATGCTGCTCGTCGAGCCGTTTTTCAAGAATTTCACGCCCAAGCCGATCGCCGACGCCACCGCGACGACTGAGGCTCTTGTCGCGCTCAGCCAGGATTCGCGCGAGGCCGTCGACGAGATTTGCAACAAGGCATTCGCCGCGGGCGGGCGCAACTACAAGGCGCCGCAGGATCACGGCTTCATGTACGGCTGGGGTTTCGAGGATCCCGACGGCCACATCTGGGAGCACTTCTGGATGGACCCCGCGCACGTGCAGAAATAGGAATCAGGAAATAGGAAACAGGAAATAGGAAATAGAAAAGAGAAAAGAGAAACGCGCGGGCGCACGGTTCGTCCGCGCACATTCGCCCCGATTTCCTCGCATCCTTTTGTGTGAAATTTCTCCCTCGGTGTTCTCTGTGTCTTCTCCGTGCTCTCCGTGTTCCGCATAGCCGTCGTTCGAAAATCGAACGCCCTCTCCGAAAATCGAACACGTTACCCCGACGCTCGCCCCGTCGATCGTCAAAAAAGCCAGCATTTCCGCACTTCGCCTGACCGGCGCGGGGCTGGCACGGCCGTTGCTCTTCCTTGGCGCGACACGCATTCACGGGAGGCACGGTCATGGGAATCATTGCGCGATCCGCGGCGGTCATCGGCGTCGAGGCGCTCGCGGTCGAGGTTCAGGTCGACGCGAGGCTGGGCACCTTCAATTTTCAGGTTGTCGGCCTTCCCGACGGCGCCATACGCGAGGCGCGCGATCGCGTCATCTCCGCGATCCGCGCGGCCGGCTACTTCCTGCCGGACAGGCACATCACGGTTAACCTCGCGCCGTCGGATCTGCGCAAGGAGGGTTCGGGTTACGATCTGCCGATCGCCGTCGGGGTGCTGACCGCGTCGCGCCTCGTGCCCGAGACCGACGCCATCAACGATTTCGTGATCATCGGCGAGCTGTCGCTGGATGGCGGCGTGCGTCCGGTGCGCGGCGTCCTCGCGGTCGCGCTGGCCGCGCGCGCGTGGGGCATGAAGGGCGTCATCGTGCCGGAGGCGAACGCGCAGGAAGCGGCGTTCGTGCAGGGCATCGACGTCATCGGCGTGACCGACCTGCCGCAAATCGTGCAGTTTTTACGCGGCGAGCTCGACATCGCGCCGACGCGCGTCGATCCGCAAAGCGTTCTCGCCGACAACCACGACGCAAGCGAACTCGACTACGCGCAGGTCGTGGGGCAAGAGCACGCCAAGCGCGCCATGGAGATCGCCGCGGCCGGCGGGCACAACGTCCTTCTCGCCGGCCCGCCGGGCGGCGGCAAGACGATGCTTGCGCGCAGGCTCACCACGATCCTGCCGCCGATGTCGCTCGACGAGGCGCTCGAGGTCACGAAGATCCACTCCATCGCCGGGCGCCTGCCGGACAAGGCGGCCGTCATATCGCGTCGGCCGTTTGAATCGCCGCATCACACCATCAGCGACGCGGGGCTCGCGGGCGGCGGGGCAATACCCCGGCCGGGCACGATCAGCCTCGCGCATAACGGCGTGCTGTTCCTGGACGAGTTGCCGGAATTCTCCCGCCACGTCCTCGAAACGCTGCGCCAGCCGCTCGAAGAGGGCGACGTCACCGTCGTTCGCGCGGCGGCGGATTGCACCTTTCCCGCGCGATTTTCCATGGTCGCGGCGATGAATCCCTGCCCCACGACCCAACAGCACCAGGAAAATACGCAAAACGCATCCGAACGCAACGCCGCGTTTAATAAAGGATACTCGCGCTTCCTTCCGCGTTGTCCGTGTACGCGCCTCCAGCGAGAGAGCGAAATCAGCCATGTGTGAGTTCAAATCGAAAAAAAGCGCGTGCCTTGAAAATCGCGCATCGATCATGGGGGATTTGAATCGGCAGTCGCGGTGCCCACGGGGGACAAGCGCGATGGAAAAGGTTGCAGAGCGTGACATCCGGGCTCGGCCGCCGAATCCGAGCAGGAGCAAAAAGGGCGCGTTCCAACGGGTCTCAAAAAGCCCTTGACAGACAAACGGACATCAAAGTAGGAATAGCCTGTATACTTCGATAAGGCTATCAACAGCGGCTGAGAGAAGGCGATGTTTTTTCGGGCAAGCCACGAGCAGGCGGATCGATCCGCACGAGCCGTTGCGCTTTTTCCCTCGACGCCTCTGGAGGAGACGCTCGTTGAGCGACCCTCGACTTCATGGCGCCCAATGGGAGGCTATTGCCGCGAAGCTCGCGCGAGGTCCGACGCGTATCCCGTTCTCCTGCTGCTTGATCCGGCACAGTGCGTGCGTTGCGCGGATGCGGGCTTCCATGTTCAGCAGGAAGAGGACCGTGGCTTGGCGCGGGGTCGATCAGCGCGTCGTTGCTCCGTCAAACGAGGGATGCAGCAACGTAACCACGATTCACCAAAGGTCGAGGGGAGCGGGCGGGTTTTTCAACGGGTTACTAGAATAGCTGCCGGTGCAAAGGAATGGACTTTCACACCAGCAAAAGCGGCTTCAGTCCATTTCAGGCTGAACCGGCACATCAAAAGGGAGCAATTGAAATGAAAAGACTCTTCGCCATTTTTACATTTGCAGTTCTTTTGTGTGTGGTAATGGAAATTGTTGCGTCAAGTGAAGAACTCAAGAAAAGCAAAATTTGGAGAGACCCAACAACCGGCTTAACATGGGAAACAAACCGTAATGTGGGTAATTGGCTTAAAGCTGGTTCTTATTGTGACAATCTAGAATTGGGTGGCTACAGTGATTGGAGGTTGCCCAATATTGACGAGCTACGAAGTCTAATCCGCAATTGTGATAATACAAGACGTGGTGGTAAATGCAATGTAAATGTTGTGTGCCTAAAAGTAAAAGGTTGCTATGATGAAGATAAATGTGCCTGTGATAATCCCGGGAATGACTCCTCTCATGGGGTCAAGGAGCTTTTTGGAGATTCCGCTTTGGGAAACGGTGATCTCTATTTTATTTGGTCTTCATCGAAACTTTCAGACCCCGATCGCCCAAGGGAAGCTTGGACAATAGGTTTTTATTGGGGAAATCTTGTTCCTTTTGGCGTTGATTTAGATGAATCGATCGGATGGCGTTGTGTGCGTTAGATGGTTGTGGGGGCGTGCTGGTCGCCGCGTATGGTTAATTTCGGTGAAAGGAGAATGCATTGTCATTCACAAATGGTCTTCGGTTTCTTTTGGCGACGTTTATCGTTATTGTCCTCGGAGTCGCGTTCGCCTTTGCGGGAGGCGCAAGGATTAAAAACGTAATTGATGACCCTTCGAAGACAATGGGTGATATTATCGTCGAAATTGAAGGAACCGGCTCTTACTGGGTCGGGTGTACGGTTTTTCCTGTCGGACGCGGAAAATATGAGGTTGATCTTGATGCACAAAAAGTCTCCGCTCCGGGAACTGTGAAATTTCCTGCTGTAAGTAAAGCTGGAGGATTTAATACACTTACTGGAGGAGGCTTAGATTATACCGTAGCCCTATGGCAAGACAAAATATCGTTAAAAGAGTGTGAAAAAAAGTATGGCGCAAATTCAGACAGTTGCCAATGGGCCAAAAGCAATGGTTACCAGATGGAAGGTAGACTAGACAGCAGAGAGGGGAAAATGACGCCTTAGGAGGTTTTACTAAATGGGTTACAGAGATCGTGTCAGGTGCATGAGACGTTCA encodes the following:
- a CDS encoding periplasmic heavy metal sensor, which translates into the protein MTNSLRRAVLAGCVLGLFAADALAAGQEERVWRQVETVRIWKLTEMLDLDQERIAAMMPILNEYTQELREQGRERDEGLRELSRLAKSDSTDEKQIRAAVDKVLKSERGILDLRHKHYRKMEDVLSPDQLAKYMIFDARFHDEIHQMLDDMRRHKRLRHRERILAPDGGGQAVPP
- a CDS encoding zf-HC2 domain-containing protein, translated to MSEKMKSCPMADNGRLIDYVERELDAADLSAIETHLAGCAACRAQVDAIAKTLRYAASPLADPGPTYFASLNVRVRARIEAGEGASPASFMRGLVRRLLAKPVMAAAPLAAALAIALVFAGRSPMTVDLDEMTDVDDEEVRRVAVSFDPSRQLQFDADHGAARVLAEADGPSTGELAAAIALDDDESELDALEDAAAAYSRPASFAVPRFSSLSDAEADAFGERLMLATASYNY
- a CDS encoding RNA polymerase sigma factor, with protein sequence MSKAQTAPQMAQEALPGPDDAGLVSAFVGGDEAAFSEIMTRYRRMVYFVALKFVGNHDDADEVTQKTFVSAYRNLAGFEGRSSLKTWLYRIAVNYSKNLVRDRKRREGEEVKDTMASYSPDPTEPMEQDEKRQQVAEMVETLPPRQKQVLKLRVGGELSFAQIAEILGCSVSAAKVNYHYAVKALRSRIDPTGA
- a CDS encoding VCBS repeat-containing protein, encoding MRDPIETRTTDLRPLSFILVIIFSSFLRTAIALDIPERPDPSWSYPPTNAIPAWDHNLGGPTITFLDANGDGFDDLLLGFTGLRWERGDSYDLSGTILIFYADKDGLPLEPDQYIQRNDSYSFASRIQSGGDVNGDGFEDLLIHDPLWHRVMIGAYGRYFIHHGSPTGLNLDSDAILDGDYDTRHDFAYAIASNIDVNDDEYSDLILPRRIWNDTLELDDDTYVVDIYLSDQSGIPFELPSQSRSYYNSYIAATPSLGDINSDGYDDFANCVYYYDTDELLVEIFHGTSFPDEIVPHSIIAANTPDFPVWYNIGRAGDVNGDGYDDIWGFNDEEVYIFFGSDTGLTPIVAQLLPRPTPPPGPGVIAAKRLGDVNGDGYDDIMVSADGLVIYIYFGTDLGLDTGSYWQYDQYDFTYSAISSVGYGLGGEDNDIRNDGYSDFGWTAQNFYDAGAYELQAHVFYLPNITTTTTTTIPGSSTSATTSTTSTTQRNIPDDDDNSYLNDDGANVENVSDETRNSCCGS
- the mscL gene encoding large conductance mechanosensitive channel protein MscL produces the protein MFKEFKAFAMRGNVLDMAVGVIIGGAFGKIVASLVNDIIMPPLGVVLGRVDFTNLYFTITDGAASAGPYTSLEAARAAGATVIAWGAFANTAVNFVIVAFAIFLLVRAVNRMTRPADLPPSAPTNKDCPYCGTSILIKATRCPACTSQLTPAADVTPA
- a CDS encoding VOC family protein, with protein sequence MATKIFVNLPVKDLARSVEFFTALGYAFNPQFTDENATCMIIAEDIYAMLLVEPFFKNFTPKPIADATATTEALVALSQDSREAVDEICNKAFAAGGRNYKAPQDHGFMYGWGFEDPDGHIWEHFWMDPAHVQK
- a CDS encoding YifB family Mg chelatase-like AAA ATPase encodes the protein MIARSAAVIGVEALAVEVQVDARLGTFNFQVVGLPDGAIREARDRVISAIRAAGYFLPDRHITVNLAPSDLRKEGSGYDLPIAVGVLTASRLVPETDAINDFVIIGELSLDGGVRPVRGVLAVALAARAWGMKGVIVPEANAQEAAFVQGIDVIGVTDLPQIVQFLRGELDIAPTRVDPQSVLADNHDASELDYAQVVGQEHAKRAMEIAAAGGHNVLLAGPPGGGKTMLARRLTTILPPMSLDEALEVTKIHSIAGRLPDKAAVISRRPFESPHHTISDAGLAGGGAIPRPGTISLAHNGVLFLDELPEFSRHVLETLRQPLEEGDVTVVRAAADCTFPARFSMVAAMNPCPTTQQHQENTQNASERNAAFNKGYSRFLPRCPCTRLQRESEISHV
- a CDS encoding DUF1566 domain-containing protein — protein: MDFHTSKSGFSPFQAEPAHQKGAIEMKRLFAIFTFAVLLCVVMEIVASSEELKKSKIWRDPTTGLTWETNRNVGNWLKAGSYCDNLELGGYSDWRLPNIDELRSLIRNCDNTRRGGKCNVNVVCLKVKGCYDEDKCACDNPGNDSSHGVKELFGDSALGNGDLYFIWSSSKLSDPDRPREAWTIGFYWGNLVPFGVDLDESIGWRCVR